The nucleotide sequence CGCTCTTCAAATAATTCATGTTCATCACCTAAACAGTCATATTTAAATAAATCACCAAACCAGTCATATTCCGAGAGATCTCCGAACCATTCATATTCAGAAAAGTCACCAAAACAGTCTGTATTTGAAAAATCACCAAAACATTCATTCTATGAAAATGTGCCAAAACAAAATTCACCAAAAACTTTAGTAACAAATAACGGTGATGATACAGAATTTCTTGACAAAGTGTCCAAATTTGAACTTATTTCGCATAATAGAACTTCACCGACAGTAAAATCTCCTATGCGAGTTATGCCACCTGATACTCCTTACCAAGGGTCACCAGTTAATACTATAAATAGGAGACATAATAGTTCATCAGGTGTTTCGTCTCATGCAGGTGAAAAAGTTTTCACTCGTGAAACTGTAACGACACGAGTGCCTGCTAGTTTCTTATGTGGGAAATCTACAACTGAGCATTCACCAAGTACAGGAAGTACATCTGAGCGTGTGCCAAGTACAGGAAGTACAAGTTCTAGCTCATTAACAAGTGTCAGTAGTGGAGCAACATTATCGTGGAATTCTGATTCTCCAAAATTAAATATATCCAGTGATAAAACTAATCATATATCTCCTGCTGGTAGTAAAGGTAGTTCACCAAATTCTAGATCTCCACTCAACAGTGTTGCCATTACTCCTAAACAAAAGGAGAAAAAACCTTTCAATTTTACTGAATCTGCAACATCAAGAGTGAGAAACGCAACTGATGCTGACCTCTTGGCGGAGAGCATTATAAATGGTGACTTCCTGGGAACGTGTGACATAGAAAGTAATAGGAATACTTTTGATGgtattgattttaattttgacgAATTAACTGCCAGTCAACAAGATTTAACAATGAAACATCGTGAAAATGTGGAAGAGAGGAAGAAGGAACAAGAGCAAgagaaaatagaaaaacaaagattGGAAGAAATTTTAAGCATGTGTGCtgattatgaaaaacaaatagagGATGAAAGAGTTGTACAAGAAAGTCCAAAACCTAAAACTACCGCCTTTTCAATGCAAAAGTTTTTAGAAAGAAATAACATATCATCTGAAGTGGAAAAACAAACATTGCCAAAGGACAGTCTAGCTTATGGGGTTGGACAGCAGTACTCTCATTCAACACCTAAACAAGGTCAAGAGTCCTTTACTGCCTCTTATCCAGTGTCTTCTCATGTTGGTCATCAGACATTTTCTAACACTTATTCTCCAACATATACATCATCTTCTTCTCAAATTAAATCTCCACACACTGTTAGTAATGTGTCTCCTTTGATGAATGGACCATACAATTCTTACACTAGTAATGCTGTAACTCCATCTAAAGGAACACCTCCTCCTGTGTCACCAAAACCTGTCATGACAAAAagttttgatacattttctaCTTCTGTTCATAATGATCTGATACAACAAAGTACCCCTGTGACGATGTCTAAACAATGGACTAATCAAGTACGGTCAAAGACACCAACAAATGTTGGGGATCAGGATAACTTTTCTGGTGCTGTTACCTCAAACTACAATGGAGGGCTTCCATTAGGAAATAGACAAATAAAGGAGAGCTCCTCAAAAAGGTTTTCACCTCCAGACTATGAAAATGATTTTGTTGATTCTGCAAAAtctgtttctttttcttcaaatgttGTAGCACCTTCATATGGCATGTCAACAATGGATAGTAGTCATGCTGCACAACAGCAGTTTAAGGGGAATAACTTGCCACTgactaagggaaataactctcaggAAAATTCAAATTCAGATTTACAAGAGatgtcaaataaaaaagaaatgtatgtCTCTGAGGATGCTAGTCCTAATCATTATACTGTATTGAGTGAGAATCAGTCACCACGATTTGATGAAAATTCATTCAAAATCTCACAGGTTCAGAGACCAAATCAGCTACCAAGTTTTCATGACTTCACAAAAGAAGTTCATTCTTTAGATAGAAAAGACAAATCTGAATATAGAGGatcaatgacaaaaataaaaaccaatggTTCATTAGCAATGCTGAATTCACCAAATAATCCTCATAAAGATGTCGCACATGGTTTCCAAATGAGACGATGTAGTTCAAATTCTTCAAACTCAGAAGAAGAATCGACAAGTGGAACTAATTCTGAAGATACTGGAACTATTAAACGCCGACCAGAATTAAATCGTAATAAAGATAACTCTCTAGGAGGCTCTCCATTACAAAGTCCACGTCTTTCACCCCGCATGGGCAGCAAAAGTCCTCAAGTTACACGTCGTCATTTTAAAGCAGATGACAAGTCTAATGAATTACTCAAGTCTCCTACAGAACAAACACAAAGTGTTCAAAACTCATTTGATTATTTTAATCCTGCAGTAAATGGAATGCCTTTTATTGATGAGTCATATGATAACCAGAGAAATAATGTGACCAATCAGAATCATGGAATTGCGTTCATTGATGAGTCATATGATAACCAGAGAAATAATGTGACCAATCAGAGTCATGGAATTGCTTTTATTGATGAGTCATATGATAACCAGAGAAATAATGTGACCAATCAGAGTCATGGAATTGCTTTTATTGATGAGTCATATGATAACCAGAGAAATAATGTGACCAATCAGAATCATGGAATATATGAAAATCTACAATGTAGGAATAATTCAGTTACGAATACCAGAATGGTAAATGGATATCAGTCCACAGAAAGTAATTCCGTTGAAATGGACCAATCATTTTCGAGATCCAGATTATCTGGAGGATCAACAGGAAGTAGAAAATCAGACGACAGGCTGACACCAGTAAATAATGAGGCTTTAATTTCCAAAAGTAGAGAACGTCTCAGATCAGATTCTAGTATGGTAAGACTAAAGTTACACATGTTTTGTTGAATCTTCCAAAGAAATGCAAAGTAGGTCTGATATGTTGGACAATGGCCTACCAAAAAGGTGATCCCAGTAGTCAAGGTCATAAAAAAACCTTCTCTTCAGCTCCCAAGAGATGTCAAATGTTTGGAAAGGCAAAGGAGTTGGTCctgtttcatatcaatatttttgttatcaatttcagtttcatctgacgaaagattttgaacacttttcaaacacttaagtgtctatttcaaatgattcaattagtttatgtgaaagattttaattgaTTTACTCACTACAAACGCTCCGATTCaatcttaaatttgaaaaatctatcaaatatgccccaaaaaaaatattttcagatggtttttgtcaaaaatgaaagaatGAATACAAATgctgccactttcatttaagactgaaaccgtctaaaatttaactaaatgctaaaattgtgaagatttcagtaatttagcttgactaaatgatactagtatctgatatatgtgcattgtatagtcaaaaacagctcatatttatgtagcagaacttgagaagcattctactttccaataaatacttaaaagtttacattttaacaattttgtaaaactgctatattttggggccaaaaagggatctTACGGGACCTACTCCTTTTCCTCTTAGCCTTATATTCAAATTGTTAATTCAGATGAATTTTTGATTGTATTTGTATAAAGTTTCTTGTAGTTATGAtgtcttttttttgtgttctCTGTTAACAAAATAAGGAGGGAAAGATAGAGTGTTCTCAGACATTAAATGGTTGATGACTCtgaaatcaatcaaatcaaattcaaACTTTCACCTTGGTTTCATGAAATGTTGTGATGTTGCAGCCAGATTGTGCAACTTGCTAAATAATGAAATCTTTTGAATATGTAAGTGAACATCCATAACCTTTTTACCCATTAAAAGATAATTCAAATGGCTTAACACAGGGTAAAGGATTGCAGAAGCTTCGAACACTTAACTTGTCTTAGTAGATAGTAATTTTTACTTACAGGTCTTCTGAAAAACAACATAACTTATCTGAAAATCATCTAGAAAGTGTTCTAAACATTTCCCATATCAAATATATTCAAACAACAGTAGGTTGTGAAGCTCATCATATGGTCCCACTCTTAAAAATAATTTAGTAAATGTGTAAGTCAATTAGccaattattaattattgtttgttCAGTTTAACTGTCTCTGTATTAGTACATAAAAGTCATAGACCTTTAAATATGCATCTTGAGGACAAGAATTTTGGATAATCAAACTAAGAGGAAGACATGTTTAATGTAAATAATACCACCTTTCCATTGATCAAATTTTAATTATACCCAATAAGGGATGGTAACATTATATGTTACATAATAACTCATGGTGGAAAAAAATGTCCTAATTGAATTTTAATTGATAAACAGCAGTAAAAGTAAACCACACATTTTGCAAGGGCAGATCGTGCCAAAAGGTTCCTAACCCAGGCAggataaaaaaagggggatgttccaactatatgtccccattcaaatgcattgatcgtcagaaaaaaaggggggttcaaagtTTCAAACCCTTGTAACTCTCCCcatggatctgccactgatttgTGGAGACCTTAAACAACTGGTCAGTATAGGTATTAGCCAATAGAAACActtattttaaagtattttaaagtCATTTCGTATTCATCAATATTATGTTAAACTTATATATTACAacaggtaaaaaaaatatgtcgaaAACCTGTACAAAAACAATATCATCACTCGTAAACAAAATTATGTCTGTTACTAAATGCATATGTCAATAGGTAGGTGCATGTTTTCTGATCTAAAGTTAATCACAGAATATCAAATTTAACTTCAAGTAAGTAAAACTAAATTTAAAGttcacttaaaatattttttaaaagtttatgaaATACTTGAGTATTGACTAATTTTAAGTAGTATGTTATAAGGGAAGTAACATCTTTCTTTCAAGTGTTAGGGTTTGCGTGATCGGgacaaaaaaagaataaaattgtagTTTTAAACTAGTTTACTTACTAACTGTCTTCTTTATAATGTGCAAtgtgtattttatgataatacatgtataaatttaaaataaaaaaaggagtGGTATAATTATTTATTCGTATGATATAATAACTGACTTCCGAAAAACTATGACATGCTTAACATCAAAGAAAAAAATCGTTGAATAGAGACACTAAGATAAGGGGAAGTCATTGTACTAAAACCTTGATCTTTAAGTTAAATAGTCAATGATTGTAATACACTGGGTCATCTACGTTTGACGGTTAAATTGTTTGAATTAGATATTTATGTTTTAAGTTGATCCGTCAACATATTTTTACCTGGGTTTACCTGTATAACATATTATCAAATTTTGGTTTATCTTTTAATGGCCGATTCTTTGAACTTAGCGTCTAATTCATAAATGAGTGGGATTTCCAAAAATGGTATGTATTTTAACTTTTAGAATTAATTTCCtcttaattatcatgattatagaaaGACGTTGACATCTTACTCTTATAGAATGATCATCACTGGGTAGATAATGGTGaaattcttgttttgtttttggttgtatgtttgtttttaatttataagtGACAAGTGTTATGATAAGaagaaaatattatttgtattaaGTGAACTTTAGGATTGGTTGTCTCTAGAAATTATAACTTTATCTACActtaataaagtatttgtctgAAATAGAGAACAACTTTACCCATTAATAGTAagttaaacataaatacaaattttttacataaaaacaaatttttctatatttatgaattgtaaaaaaacaaGTTGACAGCTCATTGATGATTGTTGAAGCATGATTGCATATAATTGTTTGCATCTagttcatttaaactttggtggatagttgtcttattggcaatcataccacatcttcttatttttatactaattGACTGCAAAAATCAAGGACAATTACTGTATTAAGTTTTGGATATCTACTGAATTTTGTCCACAAGTACTTagtagttttgtttttgttgtgaaaacAAGTTTTCTATAATTAATGATCTGCATAGTTCACTTTTTAAACTTCATACCAACTCTAAAATATTATAAAGCCTAAAAAAACCACTGAACAACTTATTTGCATAACATAGATATAACATCTGACGGACTGCCTCATTCTGAGCAAAGTATTatgataaaaatcaaacaaataaagaGTTGTTTactgcattatttttttctttctgaaagACGCCTATTTAGGGCTAACATGAACAAATCTCTGAGCATTTTTTTACTGCACCACCTACAACCTTATTCTTAACAAAGCATTATATGTGACAAATCAttcaaataaagatattttaacTATCTTATTTTTCTGAAAGACGCCCACTTAAGAACAAATTTTATTCACCAAATAGACAACATGAGTGTAGGTCTTATATAAAATGAAGAATCATAGTTTTAAGGAGTATTTATAACAAAGTAGCACTTTTAATCCTCACTGCATTCACAAAATACTTTCTATATGTATATGTTGAAAGTATCAGCATTTATTTTAAGACAAGATATTACAAACCAATAGACCAATTCAAATTCCTTTTTATTAATAAGTTAAGCCAATTACGCCAGTTAAGCCAGTCGACCCCAGGTCATTGGCATTATTAAGCAATCGACTCTTACAGTGACGTAATAACATAAGCATTTTGACATCAGAAATATACTGGAAAATATACAATGTGAAAGTTGTCTATAATCTCTAAACCTTTTGAAAATTTaccatgaggtcaaggtcattcatcatgttcattacaATACATAGTACTGTTTGTCATTGGGTTATTTTTCTATCTACCCCTTTCATAGGTTT is from Mytilus galloprovincialis chromosome 6, xbMytGall1.hap1.1, whole genome shotgun sequence and encodes:
- the LOC143078681 gene encoding uncharacterized protein LOC143078681 isoform X1, giving the protein MMSLGNLPRYYNGFPNCRQEDVRLSDPDSTVKVHADKPHLVSLGSGRLSTAVTIIPLHNGRTDIGTVDAEVLPDLIIQGTGVEDDHCYIDNIHGVVTFTPLAKLCFIDQHLVCEPTRLTQGCMLCLGRSNYFRFNHPQEAKKIKEALPNCRISCAPIDFLQELDVNPEYMQVISDAAANVQKRSSSGSDKQKYLDRSSNNSCSSPKQSYLNKSPNQSYSERSPNHSYSEKSPKQSVFEKSPKHSFYENVPKQNSPKTLVTNNGDDTEFLDKVSKFELISHNRTSPTVKSPMRVMPPDTPYQGSPVNTINRRHNSSSGVSSHAGEKVFTRETVTTRVPASFLCGKSTTEHSPSTGSTSERVPSTGSTSSSSLTSVSSGATLSWNSDSPKLNISSDKTNHISPAGSKGSSPNSRSPLNSVAITPKQKEKKPFNFTESATSRVRNATDADLLAESIINGDFLGTCDIESNRNTFDGIDFNFDELTASQQDLTMKHRENVEERKKEQEQEKIEKQRLEEILSMCADYEKQIEDERVVQESPKPKTTAFSMQKFLERNNISSEVEKQTLPKDSLAYGVGQQYSHSTPKQGQESFTASYPVSSHVGHQTFSNTYSPTYTSSSSQIKSPHTVSNVSPLMNGPYNSYTSNAVTPSKGTPPPVSPKPVMTKSFDTFSTSVHNDLIQQSTPVTMSKQWTNQVRSKTPTNVGDQDNFSGAVTSNYNGGLPLGNRQIKESSSKRFSPPDYENDFVDSAKSVSFSSNVVAPSYGMSTMDSSHAAQQQFKGNNLPLTKGNNSQENSNSDLQEMSNKKEMYVSEDASPNHYTVLSENQSPRFDENSFKISQVQRPNQLPSFHDFTKEVHSLDRKDKSEYRGSMTKIKTNGSLAMLNSPNNPHKDVAHGFQMRRCSSNSSNSEEESTSGTNSEDTGTIKRRPELNRNKDNSLGGSPLQSPRLSPRMGSKSPQVTRRHFKADDKSNELLKSPTEQTQSVQNSFDYFNPAVNGMPFIDESYDNQRNNVTNQNHGIAFIDESYDNQRNNVTNQSHGIAFIDESYDNQRNNVTNQSHGIAFIDESYDNQRNNVTNQNHGIYENLQCRNNSVTNTRMVNGYQSTESNSVEMDQSFSRSRLSGGSTGSRKSDDRLTPVNNEALISKSRERLRSDSSMESSTSQQLDKLKQTKAELIKNIASLKQQIVEIETQENEAIRELEMERALLEGEHNTEMEELQQEQDRINALKLQQAELIERSAKEREKEIEIMDKKQEELFDLEKKHFETEQMLSSCHDREKEKIKEQFDREQESIEQKHKDFDDLEFKQLESEARYEEEKEKLQKKLMTDQNKLLERYKTRENRLQQIDSQQHDMLSSVRKDIENLEQSRLVLVEQLKKENTKLSELKKTIKTQTKTAEDILSDEEKHDSFSDINQNSSQKSSHSSSTTTVTNWLISPTNSAKGERKKSATMLEIEKNHSLFLEQQAVSSESVMFTGSTLIEQEKKRLVELKRRAADEGRAQWEERKLREANCKSFNSLESEDSSVASSCETPSEKETTSLSSGEDNLEKLMELERLLAQAQQEKMSLIEDQVRLRESEMQALHEERSKRETLERKLQEETMLREELVQQQIKMRDHQVKQARPLTRYLPVRNTEFNLKTHIETAGHHLDMCPHVTVSPTSCRGFLHKMGNKFKTWHKRWFVFDRVKRSLVYYTDKTETRAKGGIYFQAIEEVYVDHLRTVKSPNHKLTFCVKTFDRTYYMVAPSPEAMRIWIDVIFTGAEGYQQFLS
- the LOC143078681 gene encoding uncharacterized protein LOC143078681 isoform X2, with amino-acid sequence MMSLGNLPRYYNGFPNCRQEDVRLSDPDSTVKVHADKPHLVSLGSGRLSTAVTIIPLHNGRTDIGTVDAEVLPDLIIQGTGVEDDHCYIDNIHGVVTFTPLAKLCFIDQHLVCEPTRLTQGCMLCLGRSNYFRFNHPQEAKKIKEALPNCRISCAPIDFLQELDVNPEYMQVISDAAANVQKRSSSGSDKQKYLDRSSNNSCSSPKQSYLNKSPNQSYSERSPNHSYSEKSPKQSVFEKSPKHSFYENVPKQNSPKTLVTNNGDDTEFLDKVSKFELISHNRTSPTVKSPMRVMPPDTPYQGSPVNTINRRHNSSSGVSSHAGEKVFTRETVTTRVPASFLCGKSTTEHSPSTGSTSERVPSTGSTSSSSLTSVSSGATLSWNSDSPKLNISSDKTNHISPAGSKGSSPNSRSPLNSVAITPKQKEKKPFNFTESATSRVRNATDADLLAESIINGDFLGTCDIESNRNTFDGIDFNFDELTASQQDLTMKHRENVEERKKEQEQEKIEKQRLEEILSMCADYEKQIEDERVVQESPKPKTTAFSMQKFLERNNISSEVEKQTLPKDSLAYGVGQQYSHSTPKQGQESFTASYPVSSHVGHQTFSNTYSPTYTSSSSQIKSPHTVSNVSPLMNGPYNSYTSNAVTPSKGTPPPVSPKPVMTKSFDTFSTSVHNDLIQQSTPVTMSKQWTNQVRSKTPTNVGDQDNFSGAVTSNYNGGLPLGNRQIKESSSKRFSPPDYENDFVDSAKSVSFSSNVVAPSYGMSTMDSSHAAQQQFKGNNLPLTKGNNSQENSNSDLQEMSNKKEMYVSEDASPNHYTVLSENQSPRFDENSFKISQVQRPNQLPSFHDFTKEVHSLDRKDKSEYRGSMTKIKTNGSLAMLNSPNNPHKDVAHGFQMRRCSSNSSNSEEESTSGTNSEDTGTIKRRPELNRNKDNSLGGSPLQSPRLSPRMGSKSPQVTRRHFKADDKSNELLKSPTEQTQSVQNSFDYFNPAVNGMPFIDESYDNQRNNVTNQNHGIAFIDESYDNQRNNVTNQSHGIAFIDESYDNQRNNVTNQSHGIAFIDESYDNQRNNVTNQNHGIYENLQCRNNSVTNTRMVNGYQSTESNSVEMDQSFSRSRLSGGSTGSRKSDDRLTPVNNEALISKSRERLRSDSSMESSTSQQLDKLKQTKAELIKNIASLKQQIVEIETQENEAIRELEMERALLEGEHNTEMEELQQEQDRINALKLQQAELIERSAKEREKEIEIMDKKQEELFDLEKKHFETEQMLSSCHDREKEKIKEQFDREQESIEQKHKDFDDLEFKQLESEARYEEEKEKLQKKLMTDQNKLLERYKTRENRLQQIDSQQHDMLSSVRKDIENLEQSRLVLVEQLKKENTKLSELKKTIKTQTKTAEDILSDEEKHDSFSDINQNSSQKSSHSSSTTTVTNWLISPTNSAKGERKKSATMLEIEKNHSLFLEQQAVSSESGSTLIEQEKKRLVELKRRAADEGRAQWEERKLREANCKSFNSLESEDSSVASSCETPSEKETTSLSSGEDNLEKLMELERLLAQAQQEKMSLIEDQVRLRESEMQALHEERSKRETLERKLQEETMLREELVQQQIKMRDHQVKQARPLTRYLPVRNTEFNLKTHIETAGHHLDMCPHVTVSPTSCRGFLHKMGNKFKTWHKRWFVFDRVKRSLVYYTDKTETRAKGGIYFQAIEEVYVDHLRTVKSPNHKLTFCVKTFDRTYYMVAPSPEAMRIWIDVIFTGAEGYQQFLS
- the LOC143078681 gene encoding uncharacterized protein LOC143078681 isoform X9, with the translated sequence MMSLGNLPRYYNGFPNCRQEDVRLSDPDSTVKVHADKPHLVSLGSGRLSTAVTIIPLHNGRTDIGTVDAEVLPDLIIQGTGVEDDHCYIDNIHGVVTFTPLAKLCFIDQHLVCEPTRLTQGCMLCLGRSNYFRFNHPQEAKKIKEALPNCRISCAPIDFLQELDVNPEYMQVISDAAANVQKRSSSGSDKQKYLDRSSNNSCSSPKQSYLNKSPNQSYSERSPNHSYSEKSPKQSVFEKSPKHSFYENVPKQNSPKTLVTNNGDDTEFLDKVSKFELISHNRTSPTVKSPMRVMPPDTPYQGSPVNTINRRHNSSSGVSSHAGEKVFTRETVTTRVPASFLCGKSTTEHSPSTGSTSERVPSTGSTSSSSLTSVSSGATLSWNSDSPKLNISSDKTNHISPAGSKGSSPNSRSPLNSVAITPKQKEKKPFNFTESATSRVRNATDADLLAESIINGDFLGTCDIESNRNTFDGIDFNFDELTASQQDLTMKHRENVEERKKEQEQEKIEKQRLEEILSMCADYEKQIEDERVVQESPKPKTTAFSMQKFLERNNISSEVEKQTLPKDSLAYGVGQQYSHSTPKQGQESFTASYPVSSHVGHQTFSNTYSPTYTSSSSQIKSPHTVSNVSPLMNGPYNSYTSNAVTPSKGTPPPVSPKPVMTKSFDTFSTSVHNDLIQQSTPVTMSKQWTNQVRSKTPTNVGDQDNFSGAVTSNYNGGLPLGNRQIKESSSKRFSPPDYENDFVDSAKSVSFSSNVVAPSYGMSTMDSSHAAQQQFKGNNLPLTKGNNSQENSNSDLQEMSNKKEMYVSEDASPNHYTVLSENQSPRFDENSFKISQVQRPNQLPSFHDFTKEVHSLDRKDKSEYRGSMTKIKTNGSLAMLNSPNNPHKDVAHGFQMRRCSSNSSNSEEESTSGTNSEDTGTIKRRPELNRNKDNSLGGSPLQSPRLSPRMGSKSPQVTRRHFKADDKSNELLKSPTEQTQSVQNSFDYFNPAVNGMPFIDESYDNQRNNVTNQNHGIAFIDESYDNQRNNVTNQSHGIAFIDESYDNQRNNVTNQSHGIAFIDESYDNQRNNVTNQNHGIYENLQCRNNSVTNTRMVNGYQSTESNSVEMDQSFSRSRLSGGSTGSRKSDDRLTPVNNEALISKSRERLRSDSSMESSTSQQLDKLKQTKAELIKNIASLKQQIVEIETQENEAIRELEMERALLEGEHNTEMEELQQEQDRINALKLQQAELIERSAKEREKEIEIMDKKQEELFDLEKKHFETEQMLSSCHDREKEKIKEQFDREQESIEQKHKDFDDLEFKQLESEARYEEEKEKLQKKLMTDQNKLLERYKTRENRLQQIDSQQHDMLSSVRKDIENLEQSRLVLVEQLKKEKHDSFSDINQNSSQKSSHSSSTTTVTNWLISPTNSAKGSTLIEQEKKRLVELKRRAADEGRAQWEERKLREANCKSFNSLESEDSSVASSCETPSEKETTSLSSGEDNLEKLMELERLLAQAQQEKMSLIEDQVRLRESEMQALHEERSKRETLERKLQEETMLREELVQQQIKMRDHQVKQARPLTRYLPVRNTEFNLKTHIETAGHHLDMCPHVTVSPTSCRGFLHKMGNKFKTWHKRWFVFDRVKRSLVYYTDKTETRAKGGIYFQAIEEVYVDHLRTVKSPNHKLTFCVKTFDRTYYMVAPSPEAMRIWIDVIFTGAEGYQQFLS
- the LOC143078681 gene encoding uncharacterized protein LOC143078681 isoform X5; its protein translation is MMSLGNLPRYYNGFPNCRQEDVRLSDPDSTVKVHADKPHLVSLGSGRLSTAVTIIPLHNGRTDIGTVDAEVLPDLIIQGTGVEDDHCYIDNIHGVVTFTPLAKLCFIDQHLVCEPTRLTQGCMLCLGRSNYFRFNHPQEAKKIKEALPNCRISCAPIDFLQELDVNPEYMQVISDAAANVQKRSSSGSDKQKYLDRSSNNSCSSPKQSYLNKSPNQSYSERSPNHSYSEKSPKQSVFEKSPKHSFYENVPKQNSPKTLVTNNGDDTEFLDKVSKFELISHNRTSPTVKSPMRVMPPDTPYQGSPVNTINRRHNSSSGVSSHAGEKVFTRETVTTRVPASFLCGKSTTEHSPSTGSTSERVPSTGSTSSSSLTSVSSGATLSWNSDSPKLNISSDKTNHISPAGSKGSSPNSRSPLNSVAITPKQKEKKPFNFTESATSRVRNATDADLLAESIINGDFLGTCDIESNRNTFDGIDFNFDELTASQQDLTMKHRENVEERKKEQEQEKIEKQRLEEILSMCADYEKQIEDERVVQESPKPKTTAFSMQKFLERNNISSEVEKQTLPKDSLAYGVGQQYSHSTPKQGQESFTASYPVSSHVGHQTFSNTYSPTYTSSSSQIKSPHTVSNVSPLMNGPYNSYTSNAVTPSKGTPPPVSPKPVMTKSFDTFSTSVHNDLIQQSTPVTMSKQWTNQVRSKTPTNVGDQDNFSGAVTSNYNGGLPLGNRQIKESSSKRFSPPDYENDFVDSAKSVSFSSNVVAPSYGMSTMDSSHAAQQQFKGNNLPLTKGNNSQENSNSDLQEMSNKKEMYVSEDASPNHYTVLSENQSPRFDENSFKISQVQRPNQLPSFHDFTKEVHSLDRKDKSEYRGSMTKIKTNGSLAMLNSPNNPHKDVAHGFQMRRCSSNSSNSEEESTSGTNSEDTGTIKRRPELNRNKDNSLGGSPLQSPRLSPRMGSKSPQVTRRHFKADDKSNELLKSPTEQTQSVQNSFDYFNPAVNGMPFIDESYDNQRNNVTNQNHGIAFIDESYDNQRNNVTNQSHGIAFIDESYDNQRNNVTNQSHGIAFIDESYDNQRNNVTNQNHGIYENLQCRNNSVTNTRMVNGYQSTESNSVEMDQSFSRSRLSGGSTGSRKSDDRLTPVNNEALISKSRERLRSDSSMESSTSQQLDKLKQTKAELIKNIASLKQQIVEIETQENEAIRELEMERALLEGEHNTEMEELQQEQDRINALKLQQAELIERSAKEREKEIEIMDKKQEELFDLEKKHFETEQMLSSCHDREKEKIKEQFDREQESIEQKHKDFDDLEFKQLESEARYEEEKEKLQKKLMTDQNKLLERYKTRENRLQQIDSQQHDMLSSVRKDIENLEQSRLVLVEQLKKEKHDSFSDINQNSSQKSSHSSSTTTVTNWLISPTNSAKGERKKSATMLEIEKNHSLFLEQQAVSSESVMFTGSTLIEQEKKRLVELKRRAADEGRAQWEERKLREANCKSFNSLESEDSSVASSCETPSEKETTSLSSGEDNLEKLMELERLLAQAQQEKMSLIEDQVRLRESEMQALHEERSKRETLERKLQEETMLREELVQQQIKMRDHQVKQARPLTRYLPVRNTEFNLKTHIETAGHHLDMCPHVTVSPTSCRGFLHKMGNKFKTWHKRWFVFDRVKRSLVYYTDKTETRAKGGIYFQAIEEVYVDHLRTVKSPNHKLTFCVKTFDRTYYMVAPSPEAMRIWIDVIFTGAEGYQQFLS